The window TGGATCTTGTGCACCTGCTGCGGCAGTTTCCGGATACCCTTGAGAAGTTCAGGTTAAACTATGATCACCGCCGCCAGGAGTTTTCCTATATCCTGAAAGCCCTGGTGCAGCTGGGAGACCTGAAGCCGGAGCTGGTAGAGGGATTCTATGACGAATACATTCTGCCACAGCTCTACTGCATCAGCGATTTCTGGTTATCCGAAGCTGCGCTCTTGTATAAGGGTCCAGAAGAGGAGAAAGCAGAATACTACGCACGCCTCTGCCTGGGGCTCCTCTATCCGCACCTCACCAAAAAAGGACTGGAGAGCTGGAATGCCCTGTTTAAGGAGTAGCAGCAGAAATAGGCTATAGCTATATCAACAGGATGCTTTTAAGTAACCAAATTTATCAATGTTATTCTTTTTTAGGTTGAGGGAGTACAATATAAAGCTTATAAGAAGTATTTCATTTAGAAACTTTTGCCAAT of the Flammeovirgaceae bacterium 311 genome contains:
- a CDS encoding TetR family transcriptional regulator (COG1309 Transcriptional regulator), translated to MFVIMRTRDRILDAALSLFNEKGVALVSLRAVAAQANMSVGNLTYHFPSRDSLVQALLNRLIHELNSKIDEDEQPDVWLALIWQALLHSYKIQQRYQFIMLDLVHLLRQFPDTLEKFRLNYDHRRQEFSYILKALVQLGDLKPELVEGFYDEYILPQLYCISDFWLSEAALLYKGPEEEKAEYYARLCLGLLYPHLTKKGLESWNALFKE